One Candidatus Neomarinimicrobiota bacterium DNA segment encodes these proteins:
- the hoxU gene encoding bidirectional hydrogenase complex protein HoxU, whose amino-acid sequence MASRTKVKTLTIDGKRVGARGDATILEVAREHDVYIPTLCFLEGLRPNGGCRMCIVEIEGSNKLQPSCVTQVYEGMEVHTDSERIQNYRKKILQLIFSERNHVCSVCVSNGNCELQDTAQKLGMDHVEYPYLYPHMEVDATHDRFAVDHNRCIMCTRCVRVCEGVEGAYTWDIANRGINAKVITDLNQDWGDSETCTSCGKCVQVCPTGALFEKGKAVAEMKKTRQFLPYLSVMREEEE is encoded by the coding sequence ATGGCATCACGGACAAAAGTGAAAACCCTGACCATCGATGGGAAACGGGTCGGCGCACGGGGAGATGCAACCATTCTAGAGGTTGCCCGGGAACACGACGTCTACATCCCGACGCTCTGCTTTCTGGAGGGATTGCGCCCCAACGGCGGCTGCCGGATGTGCATAGTCGAGATTGAGGGCTCGAATAAGCTCCAGCCGTCTTGTGTCACACAGGTGTACGAGGGCATGGAAGTCCACACAGATTCGGAGCGTATACAAAATTACCGAAAAAAGATCCTCCAGTTGATCTTCAGCGAGCGGAATCACGTCTGCTCGGTCTGCGTCTCCAACGGCAACTGCGAGCTGCAGGATACGGCGCAGAAACTCGGCATGGATCACGTGGAGTATCCGTATCTGTATCCGCATATGGAGGTGGATGCCACCCACGATCGGTTCGCCGTGGATCACAACCGCTGCATCATGTGTACGCGCTGTGTTCGGGTCTGCGAGGGCGTGGAAGGCGCCTACACCTGGGACATCGCCAACCGGGGCATCAATGCGAAAGTAATTACCGATCTCAACCAGGACTGGGGCGATTCCGAAACCTGTACCAGCTGCGGGAAGTGCGTCCAGGTGTGCCCCACCGGCGCACTGTTCGAAAAGGGCAAAGCCGTGGCAGAGATGAAAAAGACACGGCAGTTCCTCCCGTACCTGTCGGTTATGCGCGAAGAAGAGGAGTAG
- the nuoF gene encoding NADH-quinone oxidoreductase subunit NuoF encodes MTREELQEIAENELEAREELDHLIFVCNAASCQSSQGLQLIESLKSGIEEKELGDTVEVKGAGCMGLCAAGPLVLIEPDGILYTQVKPEDAGEILNHLESEAVERLKTDLEMPFFGKQVKIVLENSGKIDPEKIEDYIAMEGYTALNRVITEMSPGEVIDVISDSGLRGRGGAGYPTGLKWSTVGIAEDVQKYVVCNADEGDPGAFMDRSVLESDPHRVLEGMAIAGYAVGADKGYIYVRAEYPLAIERLREAIKRARRLNLLGNNIFGSQFSFNLEIRLGAGAFVCGEETALLASIEGRQGRPRPRPPYPAEYGLWGHPTLINNVETFANVAPIIRNGAEWFASIGTENSKGTKVFAMAGSINNTGLIEVPMGITLRDIIYDLGGGLPEDLKFKAVQTGGPSGGCVPEEHLDMPVDYESLKEVGTMMGSGGMIVVDASSDMVSDVAKYFVEFCKSESCGKCVPCRVGTAQMYDLLDKISKDEATQRDLDLLVDLCDVVRNTSLCGLGQAAPQPVLSTLEYFKEDYDAHLQKATDKLTHAVQREE; translated from the coding sequence ATGACTAGAGAAGAATTGCAGGAAATCGCGGAAAACGAACTAGAAGCCCGGGAGGAATTGGATCACCTGATTTTTGTCTGCAACGCCGCCTCCTGCCAGTCCTCCCAGGGATTACAGCTCATCGAGAGTCTCAAGTCCGGCATCGAGGAAAAGGAATTGGGCGATACCGTGGAAGTCAAGGGCGCCGGGTGTATGGGATTATGCGCCGCCGGGCCGCTGGTTTTGATCGAACCGGACGGAATCCTCTACACCCAGGTCAAACCGGAGGATGCCGGTGAGATATTGAATCATCTGGAATCGGAAGCGGTAGAGCGATTGAAAACAGATTTAGAGATGCCGTTCTTCGGGAAGCAGGTGAAAATTGTCCTGGAGAACTCCGGCAAGATCGACCCGGAAAAGATCGAAGACTACATCGCCATGGAGGGATACACTGCTCTGAACAGAGTCATTACCGAGATGTCTCCAGGCGAGGTCATCGATGTGATCTCCGACAGCGGGCTCCGGGGCCGGGGTGGCGCCGGCTATCCCACGGGACTAAAATGGAGCACCGTCGGCATCGCCGAGGACGTTCAGAAGTACGTGGTCTGCAACGCCGACGAGGGCGATCCCGGCGCCTTTATGGACCGGAGCGTGCTGGAGAGTGACCCGCACCGGGTGCTCGAGGGCATGGCTATCGCCGGCTACGCCGTCGGTGCGGACAAGGGATATATCTACGTCAGGGCTGAATATCCGCTGGCAATAGAAAGATTGCGGGAGGCCATCAAGCGGGCTCGCCGGCTGAATCTGCTTGGCAACAACATCTTTGGAAGTCAATTTAGTTTTAACCTGGAGATTCGTCTGGGAGCAGGCGCGTTCGTCTGCGGCGAAGAGACCGCGCTGCTCGCCTCCATTGAGGGGCGACAGGGTCGACCGAGACCACGACCGCCCTATCCTGCCGAGTACGGTCTCTGGGGGCACCCGACGCTCATTAATAATGTAGAAACCTTCGCCAACGTCGCGCCGATAATCCGGAATGGAGCGGAGTGGTTCGCGTCCATCGGGACCGAAAACAGCAAGGGTACCAAGGTGTTTGCCATGGCCGGCAGCATCAACAATACTGGCCTCATCGAAGTGCCTATGGGCATCACGCTGAGGGACATTATTTACGACCTCGGCGGTGGATTGCCGGAGGATCTGAAATTCAAGGCGGTGCAGACCGGTGGGCCGTCCGGTGGCTGTGTCCCCGAGGAGCACCTAGACATGCCGGTGGATTATGAATCATTGAAAGAGGTCGGCACCATGATGGGCTCCGGCGGGATGATCGTTGTAGACGCTTCTTCTGACATGGTCTCAGACGTGGCGAAGTATTTCGTAGAGTTTTGCAAATCGGAATCCTGCGGAAAGTGCGTTCCGTGTCGCGTTGGCACCGCGCAGATGTATGATTTGCTGGATAAAATTTCCAAAGATGAAGCTACGCAGCGCGACCTGGATCTGCTGGTGGATCTCTGCGACGTAGTGCGGAACACCAGCCTGTGCGGACTGGGACAGGCAGCGCCGCAGCCGGTGCTCAGCACGCTGGAATATTTTAAGGAGGATTACGACGCCCATCTGCAGAAGGCGACGGATAAGTTAACCCACGCAGTGCAGAGGGAGGAATAA